The bacterium genome includes a window with the following:
- a CDS encoding helix-turn-helix domain-containing protein — protein MAHSELVQSLLRSLDILQFISRSDDGVVTIQQLADALDLKSSTAYNLVRTLTSRQFLKKTKRPTRYQLGSAVIELSNTYSHHSLLNRSSKVLKQLSKQYSSACFVLSEVVSGEIMLSLRISPERPRIIEQPRAKIFHAYGTASALLFQAFWTEEERIAYRKRYPFWEFGAHLWKTPERLDKALEVIRQKGYSAPWSCSDGIYPVAAPIIRPDNEIAAALGGSIPNKELKGKKRQNFRRCIVQAAKELSKKY, from the coding sequence ATGGCACATAGCGAACTAGTACAATCTTTACTACGAAGTCTTGATATTTTACAGTTTATAAGCCGTTCTGACGACGGAGTGGTAACTATTCAGCAGCTGGCTGATGCTCTTGACCTGAAATCGTCCACTGCTTACAATCTTGTCCGTACCCTGACTTCCAGACAGTTTCTCAAAAAGACAAAACGCCCTACAAGATACCAGCTTGGGTCTGCTGTAATAGAACTCTCAAACACCTATTCTCATCATTCGTTATTGAATCGTTCATCAAAGGTTCTGAAACAGCTTTCTAAACAGTATAGTAGTGCTTGTTTTGTCTTATCAGAGGTTGTAAGTGGCGAGATAATGCTGAGCCTGCGTATAAGCCCGGAAAGACCAAGAATCATAGAACAACCGCGTGCTAAAATCTTTCATGCTTATGGTACTGCTTCAGCCTTACTCTTTCAGGCATTCTGGACTGAGGAAGAGAGGATTGCTTATCGTAAGCGCTATCCATTCTGGGAATTTGGAGCTCATTTATGGAAAACACCTGAGCGTCTTGACAAAGCTCTTGAAGTAATCCGCCAGAAGGGTTATTCTGCTCCATGGTCTTGTTCTGATGGCATTTATCCTGTAGCAGCGCCTATTATCAGACCAGATAATGAAATTGCGGCCGCACTCGGCGGCAGTATTCCGAATAAAGAACTGAAAGGGAAAAAAAGACAGAATTTCAGAAGATGTATCGTGCAGGCAGCAAAGGAATTGTCGAAAAAATATTAA